In Ancalomicrobiaceae bacterium S20, the following proteins share a genomic window:
- a CDS encoding helix-turn-helix transcriptional regulator yields MPIIVNLDVMLAKRKMRSKELAGAIGISEPNLSLLKSGKVKGVRFATLSRICRVLDCQPGDILEWRDGPEDDDGNTS; encoded by the coding sequence ATGCCGATCATCGTGAATCTCGACGTGATGCTGGCCAAGCGGAAGATGCGCTCGAAGGAGCTCGCCGGTGCCATCGGCATCAGCGAGCCGAACCTCTCGCTGCTGAAGTCCGGCAAGGTGAAGGGCGTGCGCTTCGCGACCCTGTCGCGGATCTGCCGCGTACTCGATTGCCAGCCCGGCGACATCCTGGAGTGGCGTGACGGGCCGGAGGACGACGACGGAAATACGAGCTGA
- a CDS encoding DUF2975 domain-containing protein, whose protein sequence is MPYAPSPAAADPASPALQALRARIGWLCHTLRIATPLYAAWVFVQIVQHWSDTDHLRRFYGGMLGITIVDIAPWQQLSGFAVHFLVWLPLAATALAVWRLFTGFLEGRVFTPDAAATLRCVAVWGMGAELADLLSRPALSALATLGNAPHGRALAVFFSPQDLLNVIFLAGFLALAHVFKVAADIADENSSFV, encoded by the coding sequence ATGCCCTATGCCCCGTCGCCCGCCGCCGCCGACCCGGCGTCCCCCGCCCTGCAGGCGTTGCGCGCCCGGATCGGCTGGCTCTGCCACACCTTGCGGATCGCGACGCCGCTCTATGCGGCCTGGGTCTTCGTCCAGATCGTCCAGCACTGGAGCGACACCGATCACCTCCGCCGCTTCTATGGCGGCATGCTCGGCATCACCATCGTCGACATCGCGCCCTGGCAGCAGTTGAGCGGCTTCGCCGTTCATTTCCTCGTCTGGCTGCCGCTGGCCGCGACCGCTCTCGCCGTCTGGCGGCTGTTCACGGGCTTCCTCGAAGGCCGCGTGTTCACGCCCGATGCCGCGGCGACGCTCAGGTGCGTCGCCGTTTGGGGGATGGGTGCGGAACTCGCCGACTTGCTGTCGCGTCCCGCGCTCTCGGCGCTGGCGACGCTGGGCAACGCGCCGCACGGCCGGGCCCTGGCGGTGTTCTTCAGTCCGCAGGACCTGCTGAACGTCATCTTCCTCGCCGGGTTTCTCGCGCTCGCCCACGTCTTCAAGGTCGCGGCCGACATCGCCGACGAAAACTCCTCCTTCGTGTGA
- a CDS encoding MoxR family ATPase: MRFEGTADYVATEDLRIAVNAAITLERPLLVKGEPGTGKTVLAEEVARALGAPLIEWHVKSTTKAQQGLYEYDAVSRLRDSQLGDERVKDIRNYIRRGKLWEAFVSEARPVLLIDEVDKADIEFPNDLLLELDRMEFHVYETGETVRAARRPIVIITSNNEKELPDAFLRRCFFHYIRFPDAETMTAIVEVHFPGLKKRLLDEALRIFFEIRDVPGLKKKPSTSELLDWIKLLVNEDIDETTLRERDPKKVIPPLHGALLKNEQDVHLFERLAFIARREGR, encoded by the coding sequence ATGCGTTTCGAAGGGACTGCGGACTACGTCGCGACCGAGGATCTCAGGATCGCGGTCAACGCGGCGATCACGCTGGAACGGCCGCTCCTGGTGAAGGGCGAGCCCGGCACCGGCAAGACCGTGCTCGCCGAGGAAGTCGCCCGCGCGCTCGGCGCGCCGCTGATCGAGTGGCACGTCAAGTCGACCACGAAGGCACAGCAGGGCCTCTACGAGTACGACGCCGTCTCCCGCCTGCGCGACAGCCAGCTCGGCGACGAGCGCGTCAAGGACATCCGCAACTACATCCGGCGCGGCAAGCTCTGGGAGGCCTTCGTATCCGAGGCCCGGCCGGTCCTGTTGATCGACGAGGTCGACAAGGCCGACATCGAGTTTCCGAACGATCTGCTGCTCGAGCTCGACCGCATGGAGTTTCATGTCTACGAGACCGGCGAGACGGTCCGCGCCGCGCGCCGGCCGATCGTGATCATCACCTCCAACAACGAGAAGGAACTGCCGGACGCGTTCCTGCGCCGCTGCTTCTTTCACTACATCCGCTTCCCCGATGCCGAGACCATGACCGCGATCGTCGAGGTGCATTTCCCCGGCCTCAAGAAGCGCCTGCTCGATGAGGCGCTCCGGATCTTCTTCGAGATCCGCGACGTCCCCGGCCTCAAGAAGAAGCCCTCGACCTCCGAACTGCTCGACTGGATCAAGCTCCTCGTCAACGAGGACATCGACGAGACGACGCTGCGCGAGCGCGACCCGAAAAAGGTGATCCCGCCGCTCCACGGCGCGCTGCTGAAGAACGAACAGGATGTCCACCTGTTCGAACGCCTCGCCTTCATCGCCCGCCGCGAGGGACGCTGA